In Chloroflexota bacterium, the genomic window GCCGCACGGCTGACCGGCTTTCGCATCAACATCCGCGACGCGTCGGCGCCCGCGGAAGCCCGCGGCGTGGCCGCGCCGGACGAGGACGAGGCCGACGCGGATACTTCGAGGGACAACGGGTCCAGTGGCGCCGCCGACGAGGCCGGGGAAATGGATGTGGACACGGCCGGCGCTACCGCCGAGCGGCCGGCGGCCGGGTCCGCGGAGACATAGCTCTGCGTCATCAGCCTCAGCGCACCTGCATCGCCTGCCGCACCAAGCGTTTCAAGCGCGAGCTTGTGCGCATCGTGCGGACGCCCGCGGGAGCGGTCGAGCTCGACTCCGGCGGGCGCGCGCCCGGTCGCGGCGCCTACATTTGCCGCGATGAGGCATGCTGGCCCTCGGCGATCA contains:
- a CDS encoding YlxR family protein gives rise to the protein MALRHQPQRTCIACRTKRFKRELVRIVRTPAGAVELDSGGRAPGRGAYICRDEACWPSAIKRGALAAQLRVTIPNSTIEELGHELDAARERRLQPTMSD